GTGTGGCTGATTTTGTAATATGCCATTAAGAGAGATGTTTGGAGGCACCTGGATTCCTTAATGCATTATGAATGTCTTATAATTTTCTACCGTTGACCTCAATGCTTGAACTTATGATTCATTCCCCGCTTAATGTAACTGCAAGTTATGTGTCTACCTGAGATATCATTACCTGGAAACTCAAGCATCTGTCTTGTGGCATATGTAGAAATTTGAACTAATAAGAAATTGTTTCTAACTTTAATAGACTACTTTGATGTAATTTCTGATGATAGGCTGTAAACTTCTTATGCAGTACAACGAATGAATTGGTCGACAAATTCAACACTGCTTATGAGAGGCATACCCGAAGGGGTGGTCGAACTGCAtttctctaaatatttattattttttgtcacCCTTGTTATTAATTTGACCTCTGAAGAAGGCAGACTATACATATCTAGCAATCATATCGCAATCAAAAATGGACCCCTGGGTGATGAACGATTGAATAGTTTCTCCATGTTCCTGCGATTTGTGTTCTGACATCCATGTAGTTTgccattttcatttttgtttataCTCAAATCAGGTAGTGAATTGGTATTGAATCTATGAATTCACCTCGTTATATACAGTCAATATATGTCGCTGCTCCTCTCCCATACAGAAACTGATGTTCATGGTTTCACAGCTTTCATGTTATGATTTGGGTAGAGTAAGTTGGTCTCACACAGGACCTTCCCAGCTCATCTGCAATGTAATCCATATAAGTGCTGTTCGATTTGATCGATTAGATCAGTTTCATGATATTCTGTTACGTTGGATGGATAGTCCCGTACTTAATCTTGCTAATTTATGTTGACTCAATTCAATTTTGGCGTTATCTTGTGCTAGTTTAATTTTGAATAACCGAACGCTTTCATTGGCGTATTTGGTTTGATTGATAAGATAATTCAACTCGTGTTTGGTTCGAATGATTAATGTTGCACTCCAGTAATCTAAATGTATGATAATTTATCAGTTCAATTTTTTGTTGATGCTTAATTATTCTTCAATTTGTAATGCCGGAATTTGAAAATACTTTCATCAATTTTTTGTATCATGTTCTATTTTAGTCACAATCCTTTAATTTTTCTATAACATAATCAAtccaaaacataaaaattactatattctcTTCATCTGCCAAataattttctttaacttttttttttcgctCCATGCGGTTAGATCATTTGGCTGGATGATCTAGGCACCGACTAAATAGACTATTGAATGATATTTATCAAATTATTTTACTTAGttcgtccacaaagattgtgtttattactattttcgttcgtccacaaagattgtgcgttttccttttttggaaatcTACTTTATACTTTAAATCTCATTCACacttaatattatttacttttacaatttggtggaCCCAGTCCTCCACTCCACCTCACACTCTATGTAGACAGAgggaatattttttaaatttttcttgcaCATTTTTGATTCAACCATACTCGTGTAAGGCTTTTTATAGTAAATCAAACAAAGTCATCATCTTTTAAGTTTTTTCTACAGTAAATCAAACAAAGTCATCATCTTCTAAGTTTTTTCTGAAAAATATCCCAACCTAAAGCTAATTATAAGTATAACCCATCcttgcatttttttttcctattcgTAGCCCATAAAAATATTCAACCAACTTAAAATTGACATGTTCCGATGAACATCCACTGCATTGGAGTTTTTGGACATCAAATTGAAAATACTACTAATTCATTGACattgaattatatttttattacagaAAAAGGGTTCATAATCTGAGTTCACTGACATTGAATTTTCTGGACAACAAATTGAAAATACTTGGTAAGTAGAAGAAAACTAGATAGAGAGTTCCCCTTTGGAAATGAGGATGCCATCACTATCTGCATACAACCACTCCCCGTCGTGAATTATGGTTCCTGCAATATTAATCGGCACATGCTTCTCGCCGATGCCCTTTTTGTATGATTTCTGGGGATGTGATGCCAATGCCCTTACCCCAACATCACAGCCGTTGATCTCATCTACGTCTCGTATACAGCCATTTACAACAATCCCAGTCCAACCCATATTTTGAGCCAACTGCCCCAGATTTCCTCCTACTAACGCACATCTCATGCTTCCTCCCCCATCTATCACTAGAACTCTGCCTTCCCCTTTCGTTTCAAGAAGCTCCCTCACCAATACATTGTCTTCGAACACCTTCAGAGTTACAATTGGACCAGAGAATGCACGGCCTTGCCCATAGATCTTGAAAACAGGTGGAAGGACTCGGATATCACCAATTGCTAGGAGTGCTGCATTCGTGTCACAAGCCTCGGCAGTTGCTAACGAACCCATATGCCTTCATCAAAGCAATTACACATGTAAAAAGCATTCAAGCACACAAAAAAGTTTGAAACATACTTATTAAATAGTAACAATAATAACAGTCATTTGATCTTTAAGATACATTCTCTTTGGTGGTAGATTTATCGTAAGAAAATGtgggatttttttttaacattttaatGGTCCACTTTTTTATCCCATGTTCTCTAGAATGGCAAAACATGGGAAAACAATATCATGAATTGAAGTAAAAATGAGCTGTTTGGAAGAATTTAATCTATCCTACTAAACATGCGAAAAAGAATGAAAGGACTATCAGCGACCGCAGTTATATGGCTAACAATGCTTCTTTCATCTCCACATCACCTACACATTTCTCTAAGTAAATAGCAAAGCTTCATGTTTAGATAACTTCTGGAGTATCTGCACGCACTCCACACATATCACTTAAATTTAGTATTGCAAACTCGATTTTAGTTCTCAACAACAAAATAAGAGAGACTAAACAGATGCCACACCGAAAAATACCACTCCCTACATGTCAATAATCTGAGATATCAGGATATAAATTTCACGTTATAAGTTTATCTGCCACAGGCCCATAAGTAGGTTTCATAGCAAAACTTTCAATATAACATCAAAGGAAATTGCTTTGTTTTGCTCCAAATCCAATATGATCCTAAATTTATCTACAGAGCTTTGCTTTAATATAGTTGTTCAAACACATTCTCTCCTCTAATTACAAGAATGGTTAAGTTCTCGCCCAAATGATCCATCAATCAGCTTATCAAGAGCAATATCTTCAAAATTTCGACCTCACTCAGAAAGCTCACCACCGATATTATTAAGTAATAGCATActgagaaggaaaaaaaaaatagcagaTCGAATTAACAACTTCTTTGCACACCTCTTACCTTTGAAGTTAAACCAAGATAATTTACTGCACGAATCACAAAATATGCTTATAAACCACATAGTAACAAGAGTAACCGTTGACGAATAAAAGCCACAGGCCGCAGCAGTAACCAAATCAAGCAAATGACATTAGAATAAAATCCGTGAAATTGAAATCGAATTTGAGCTCAAATCACATGCTACGATAAAACTGAAGTCGAATTGAAGTTTAATTGGCACGCTACATTGTGAAATTGAGGTCGGGTTGAAGTTTTACCGGTCGAGGAGAAATCAGAAGAACGCGAGCTGTAGCAGCCACCGATGGAAATTAAATTCTGAAACCGCAGCAAGCAGGTGTGCTACGATAATGATTTGCTATTTACAAATCGCATGAGTTGATGCATCAGAAATCATTACAAACATTGAAAATCGTCTCATCTTCTCGTTGGGTGTGCCATGACGTATGCGTAATATTCTTATCCGCCACAGAATTAAATTATCCCTTCCATTTCAACAGTGAGATTCGGCCTCCAAGTTTTGGATTGGGCCGTTTGAAGGCCCAGTTTACGTCCACGAAAATAACTACTCTATCCATACATAAAAATTGTAGTGCAGTGTGACGTAggaatacaaattttaataaataattgaaagatttatataaaataaattaaaattttattaaaattaagtgGAAAAAGAGATCCATTAAAATTAATGGATTAAATTATTGGattcttttgtaaatattgaatatGATGAACAgagtttaaaatttaaaaagtgattttcaaaaatgaaaaattaatattatggacaaataaaaataataataaaattataattttgtgaACGGAAGAACTATGATCTTTACTGCAAAAAATCAATTATGATCTTGCtttaatattttaagttaaaagttacttttatttttaagttaATTTATCACACTTGGTAATACTAAATTGTTTACTTATCCATCAAATAGGTCTTTCCGTTATAATTGTCATGAAAATAATTTATGCACTTACATTTTTGTTGATTTGGAATAAAATTTGTTCATTTGAAAATAAATGTTGTTGGTTTGGGATAACTAAATACTACactctccgtcccactctaatagactcgttttcttttttgggatgtctcactctaataggctcgttttccattTTGAGTATAAAATGTGTATtcaattggtgtggaccacaccacttttctaccactttcctactaaaaaataagttctcttaatcttcgtgtccaaaagaaatgagcctattggagtgggatggagggagtagtaattttCGAATTCCGAAAATAACAACATTAGATCCTTTTCCTATTAGGATGCTTTATTTTTATGGAAAAGATTGAAAAAtctatattttcattattttgtttaaaaaaattatattttgcaTGGTAAATAATGTTTTTTGAGGGAAAAAAATTCGATTaattctttttctctcttttccacctaattcatattaatattatGAGTAGTGGTatgataatattttcttatgTTTCTACCTTACAAACTATGAGATAAAAATAGTGATGcgataaaaaaaatctattttttccaccatgataattttacaataataataatgataataaacaCCACACTTATTGTTAAATTTGTTTTCCCTTAGGGcgcgttcactttgatggatgagaaaatgagggataataaaaatttatacctttaaatgtctcatttcttttcccatattttacacaaaagagaagttcacaattttccttccttattttcactcaaaggatggataatattatcacaccagaatggagggataatattttggtgtgataatattatcccttcttgaagtgaaaataaggaaggaaaaatggtgaacttttcttttgtgtaaaatgtgggataagaaatgagacattcaaaggcataaatttttgttattcctcattttcctaTCCATCGAAGTGAACGCACCCttagtataatttaattttcttacTAAGTTTCTAAAGTTTCAAATTATATTTTGCTATGCTAGCTCCTAAACTTGCAATTGATATTCTTTTATGTGGTGAAATTATCAtttcatttgattttattttattaagctGTATACCTTATTATTATTCACATGGCTgtctttctttccttttctaTTGAGCTTATAAACATACTTGCAAAATGTACTCCAATATACTGCTATAAAATATAAGCCGGAAAGGTTTTGACAAAACAGATTAAGAAGCTCAAAAATTAAGTAAAGCACAAAAGGGTCCATAAATACAACCTAATTAAACGTTCACAACTCTAACGATGTGTTTTGTCTTTGTATTTGACAAGAATGCATAG
The genomic region above belongs to Salvia miltiorrhiza cultivar Shanhuang (shh) chromosome 5, IMPLAD_Smil_shh, whole genome shotgun sequence and contains:
- the LOC130986082 gene encoding putative 4-hydroxy-4-methyl-2-oxoglutarate aldolase 3; this translates as MGSLATAEACDTNAALLAIGDIRVLPPVFKIYGQGRAFSGPIVTLKVFEDNVLVRELLETKGEGRVLVIDGGGSMRCALVGGNLGQLAQNMGWTGIVVNGCIRDVDEINGCDVGVRALASHPQKSYKKGIGEKHVPINIAGTIIHDGEWLYADSDGILISKGELSI